CGTAATCTTGCGGGGAGTGTGAAAATAAAAGACTGTCTTGCGGCTGAATTGCGTCGGGGGGGTGCGCTTTTGTCCGAACGTTTCCATCGGAGCGCACATGCGGATTGTCCGATTTGAAGTGTATGAGTCGGGATTTTTCGCGCGGGCGCATCGGACGCAAAAAAAAGGGCTTCGCGTTGCCGCGAAGCCCCGAACCTGTTAATAAAACAAAGTCTATTTGCGCCTGCGGATTACCGCAACCGCCAGCGCGGCCGCTCCGAAAATTGCCGCCCATTCCGCGGGTTCGGGAATTGCCGCCGTGAGCCAGCCCGCGCCGTTGACTGCGATGTTTACGAGGTTGTTGTCGGAGTCGTATGCCTTGATTCTCGAAAGCTGCGCCTTTGTTGCGGCGTCGGTGCCCACGTAGATTCTGTTGTCGGCAAAGTTGTAGATTTCTACGATTTTTCCCGCAAAGCCCGATATTGTGGTATCGCCCGTTTTCGTGAGTTCAAGGGTCGCGGCGTTGTCGTCCAGAAAAATCTTAAAGTCTTGTCCGAGCCAGATTTCGGAGAACTGCTGGCTTGCCGCAATGTGCAGTTCGGGAACGTAGGCTTCAAACCCTTCGCCCCTGTCCGCAGTGATGAGGGATATGTTGCCTTCGCCGTTTTCGTCGACAATGGCGTTCGCCTTGTTGAGGTACGCTTTCGAAATGTTCCACATTACGAACTTCTTTTCGCCGCCCGAAATCGTGATTTGAGAGTCGTCGTTAACGGTAAGTTTTGCCGTGGTGAGGTTGATATCCGCATTGTAGTCGCCGTTTAGGTCGAGGCGCGAATCAATGTACCAAGTTGCGCTCTTGCCCGTTGCCGTATTCGCGTTCAGCGTTGCGGTGCGCTTGATTTCAAGCCCGCGGTTGCCGACGGCAACGTCGCTGTTTGCCGTATCCTGCGCGAAAGTGCCGCCCGACGAGTTCATAGAGTACACCGCGAATCTCTTGGTCGGGTTTTGGTTCGCGACATTGAGCGTGCCGCCGACGTTGAGCGTGCTGCCGCCCTGCATTACAAGCTGTCCGTTGACTGTGAGCGAACCGTTTGCGAAGATGTTGATTGTGTTGTCGGAAGTTCTGAGCACGCCGTTCGAGCCGATTGTGAGCTTTGTGCCGTCGTACAGGTCGATTTGGCTCTTGTTGCCGTTGTATCTTTGGAGGTTGAACTCGCCGTTTACATTGAGGTTTGCGTTGTTGGTTTGTCCGTAGTATTCGCCGAGTCTGATAGAGCCGCTCCAATCAACCTTTGCGCCTTCGGCAATGGTGATGTCGGAAGTGCCCTGCCGCTCCTGCAGGAAAGTGTTTTTTGCGAGCACCTTCGCGTAGACGTCCTTGAAGTTGAGATACTGCGACTGCTTATTATAGTTCGCGTTAAGAGTGAGGCTTTGTCCGAAATCGACCGTGATTGCCGCGGTGCTCGACGCCGAATTCGTGATGGTCGTTATGGCGTAGTTTTGTTTCCACGACGCAACTTTGAGGGCGGTTTTTGCGTCGGTCGAATTTGCGTCGACTGTCAGCCCGGTGTCTTGACCCCATGCGGCGATGTTGACGCCGCCCGTCGAGCCGTCGATTTCGGTGAGCGAGCCGACTGTAACGCCCGAGGCTGCGGTGTATCTGTTGCCGCCGGTAGAGTCGATTTCGATTGCGTCGCCGGCGGTGATTACCGTGCGTTCCGACGACCCGCCTTTAATGGGTTCGGCGTACGCGGTAGCCGCAGCCAGCGCGATTAGCATAGGTATCGTTAGTTTCTTCATAATAATAGCCTGTTTGAGGTTGAGCAAATTTTCCTTTTTGCTATAATAATAATCTATTCAAAGTGCGAAGAATGTACAGTCAATTATCGCGTTTTTTTTGTAAACGGTTTAATTTTATAAGCGATTGTTGCTCTTGTTGTTGGGGGTTTTTGCTCTCTCCGAAAAATGCGTCCGCGCCCCTGAAATTTGAAATTTTTGCTTGGCAACGCCTTTTGAGGCGTTCTTATTGCCTTGCTCCTGCAAAATATTGTTGTCTTGCGGGCATTTTTGTGCCATAGGGAAAGTTTGAAAATGAACGAATCGCCAATACATTTTTCGTACTCCGACATACTTGCGGCAATGCCCCAACAGCCGCCTTTTCTCTTCGTCGAAGAGGCAGACTATGCCGACGGAGTCATTGCGGGGCGCTACACCCTCAAACCCGACGAATTCTTCTTCAAAGGGCATTTCAAAGACAATCCCGTCTTCCCCGGAACGCTGATGTTGGAGGCAATGGGGCAGCTCTGCGTGTTCGGGCTTATCAAGGGCGTTTTTGCCGACATGCCCAAGCCCGCCGACCCCGAAAAAATATTTTTCACTTCCGGCGACGGCGCGCGCTGCATGCGCATCTGCCGCCCGAACGAAGTCATCGAACTCCGCGCAAAGCCCACACGCATACGCCGCCCGATTGCGAATTTCGAGGCGTCGATGTCGGTAGGCGGTCAGAAGGCGTCGTTCTGCGAAAAACTCACGCTCACTTTCGATTTCATTTCCTAATATTCCATGAAGAAAAACAACGTTGTAATAACAGGTCTCGGATTCATCACAAGCATCGGCAACGACATCGAATCGGTTTGCGACAGCCTTGTGAACCTCAAAAACGGCATAGAGCTTTACCCGCAGTTTGCCGACGACAAAATTCCCGTCAAATGCGTCGGAACGGTAAAGCATTTCGATACCGACAGCACCGACCCCGAAGACTGGACGTATCCGCCCGAATACCGCGTGCGCCGCGACGTTCTGCGCTCGCTTCCCCCGCACGGGCTTTACGCTTACTGCGCAATGAAGCAGGCTATTGCGGATTCGGGCTTGGACGAATCGCAAATTTCCGACCCCTCGACGGGGCTTTACACCGCCTCCGCTGGCTCTACGGGCATGCTCTACCACAACATGCAGATGCTCGACAAAAAGGGCGTGTTGCGTTCGAATCCGCTGGGAATCGTGGCGTCAATCGTGGGCACGCTTTCGTTCAACCTCGTGTCGGCGTTCAAGATTAAGGGCGCAAGCTGCGGCTTTGCGTCGGCATGCGCAAGCAGCTCGCACGCGACGGGCTTTGCCTACGACGAAATCGCAAACGGCCGTCAGGACAGAATGTTCGTTGTAGGCGGCGAAGACGGCGACTACCGCACGCTTCTCCCCTTTGCGGGCATGCGCGCTTTGAGCACCAACCGCGACCCCGAAACGGCGTCGAGACCCTTCGACAAAAACCGCGACGGATTCGTGGGTTGCGGCGGCGGCGTGGTGATGCTTCTCGAAAACGAGGAGGTCGCAAAAGCCCGCGGCGCGAAGATTTACGCGAGAATCCGCGGCTGGGGACAGGCGAGCGACGGCTACAATGTCGCCGTTCCGCACCCAGAAGGCACGGGCGTTATAAACGCCGCAAACCGCGCCCTCGCCGACGCGGGAATTTCGGCGGACGATGTCGATTACATAAACGCCCACGCAACCTCGACGCCCATGGGCGACGTCGCCGAACTCAAAGCGGTCAAGTCGGTTTTCGGGCAAAACAAAAAGCTTAGAATCAGCAGCACAAAGGCGATTACGGGGCACGGGCTTTCGCTCGCGGGCGTGATGGAGGCGGCGTTTTGCGCGCTCGCGCTCAAACGCGGCTTCACCCCGGGCTCCGCGCACATCGAAAACCTCGACGAAGCCGCGGAGGGTCTCAACATTCCGCGCAAGACGGAATTCGATTCGCCGAAAATCGCGCTTTCGCTCAGCAGCGGTTTCGGCGGCGCGAACACGGCAATCGTCATGGAGGCAGCCGAATAATGATTTGGCTTTACAGGCTTTTGTTTGTCCCCGCGTTCCTGCTGGCGTTCCCGTACTACGCGGTCAGAATGCTGCGCCGCGGCGGATATTCAAAAGACTTCTCGCACAGGCTCGGCGGGCAGAAAAAGCTTCCGCCGAAGTCGGGCAAAAAGCGCGTGTGGCTGCAGGCGGTAAGCGTGGGCGAGATTGAGGCTCTGGCGTCGCTTATAGACATGCTCTCCTCCGAATTCGAGCTTGTGGTGACCACGACCACAAGTACAGCCTACAAAATTCTGCGCGAAAAATACGCGGCGAAATGCCTGTATGTCGGGGTGTTTCCGATAGACTTCTGGCTGTTTTCGGCTCGCGCGTGGGAGAAAATAAACCCCGACGTGTGCCTGCTCATGGAGGGCGAGCTTTGGCCGGAGCACATGCATCAGGCGAAGTCGCGCGGGGCAAAAATAATGCTGCTCAACGCGCGAATGTCGGACAAGTCTTTCGGACGCTACGCAAAGTTCCCGTACGTCGCGCGGAGACTGCTCGACAAGTTCGACGCAATTTGCGCGTCGAGCGAATTCGACGCCGCGCGTTTCATAAGGCTGGGCGCGTCGCCGCTGAAAGTATTTACGACGGGCAACATGAAGTTCGACTCGAAGCCCGCAACGGTGCTCGACGAAAACGGAAAGGCGCAGCTCCGCGCCGAAATGGGCTTTGCGCCCGACTCCCTCGTTCTGCTCGGCTCGTCCACATGGGACGGCGAGGAGGAAATGCTTTTGAAGGCCCTCGACAAAATCCGCGCTGATAAAATAGACTGCCGCCTGCTTCTCGTTCCGCGCCACGCCGAACGCCGCAACGCAGTAAAACGCCTGATTGCGGGCTATCCGCACGGCGTCCGCAGCGAATCGAAAACCGCGCCCGAAGGAACGCTCGTCTACCTTGCCGACACTACGGGCGAACTGCGCAATTTGACGCAGATTGCGGATTTTGCGTTTGTGGGAAAAAGCCTTCCGCCCAACGTCGGCGGACAGACACCGATTGACTGCGCAGCCCTCGGAGTGCCGATTGTCTACGGACCGAACATGACGAATTTCCGCCGCGCGTGCGAAACGCTCGAACGCGACGGCGCGGTGGTGAAAGTCCCCAACGCGGAATGCGCGGTAGTGGAGCTTGCGCGGCTTGCAAAGAATCCGCATGCGCGCGAAACGCTCGCGCAGTCGGCAAAGAAGTGGCACTCTTCGAACGTCGGCGCAAGCGCGCGCACGTTTGCAATCATAGAGGACAGGTGCGGAAAATAGGGCGTAGGGCGCGGGCGGCGCGATTTTTTCGCAAAGCCGCGCAAAAAAAACTTGAAAGCGGACGGCGGCAAACCCATTTTTTTTAGCCTGTAAAAACGCAAAACATATGGCTATAAAACTTGGCATCATAGGCTACGGAAATTTAGGCAGGGGCGTTGAAGCCGCCGTGCGCCAAAATCCCGACATGGAACTCGAAGTCGTCTTCACGCGCAGGAATCCCGAAAGCGTGAAGATTGCGACAAAATCGGCGAAAGTCGCAAACGTTGCGGACGCCGCGGAATGGAAGGACAGGCTCGACGTCGTGATTCTCTGCGGCGGAAGCGCGACCGACCTTCCCGTGCAGACTCCCGAATACGCAAAACTTTTCAACGTGGTCGACAGCTTCGACACCCACGCGAAAATTCCCGAACACTTCGCGAAAGTGGACGCGTCAGCCCGCGCGGCGGGGAAAGTCGCCGCAATTTCGCTCGGCTGGGACCCCGGGCTTTTCTCGCTCAACCGCATGTACGCGGGCGCGATTCTCCCCGAAGGCAAAGACTACACATTCTGGGGCAGGGGCGTAAGCCAGGGGCACTCCGACGCCGTCCGCAGAATTGCTGGCGTTAAAAACGCAAAGCAGTACACAATCCCCGTGGACAGCGCGCTCGACGCCGTCCGCAGGGGCGAAACTCCCGAACTTTCCACGCGCCAAAAACACGTCCGCGAATGCTTCGTCGTTCTCGAAGACGGCGCGGACGCCGAACGCGTCGAACGCGAAATCAAGACGATGCCCAACTACTTCGCCGACTACGACACAACCGTGCACTTCATCGACGAAGCCGAATTCAACGCAAACCACTCGAAAATTCCGCACGGCGGCATGGTTTTCAGAATCGGCAAAACGGGCTTCGAAAAGGAAAACACGCACATCATAGAGTACAAGTTGAAGCTCGACTCGAACCCCGAATTTACGTCGAGCGCACTCGTTGCGTTTGCCCGCGCGGTCTGCCGCATGAACAAAGAGGGCATGTCGGGCTGCAAAACGATTTTCGACATTCCGCCCGCGTACCTCAGCCCGAAATCGGGCGAAGAACTGCGCTCCACGCTCCTGTAAAATCGGCGGCGGACGCTCCGCGCGTTCAGCCAGCCGTTGGGCTGTGCCGACGCGCTTTTGCGCCGCGCCGAATGCTCGGAATTTTTCCGCAAAGCCGCCCGCCGCGACGAGTCGGGCGTTTTTTTTGCGCGCCAATTGCGCGGCGGCGGGAAAAAAGAGTTGAAGAAACGGCGGCAATGTGGCATTTGTGGGACATGAAAATTTTTCAAACACTGGGTTTTGTCGGAATTGCGTCGCTTTTGGGCGCGTGCGGGCTGATTAAGGAGTCCGCATTGGATACGTCGGGGCCCGACCTTCCCGCGTTCGGACAGGAGCTTTCGTTCTTCTCCAAATACAATGCGGGCATCGTGCTTTTGGGCGAGGGAAACTCGCTCGTGGCGGTCTCTCCCAAATATCAGGGCAGGGTCATGACCTCCACGTTCGGCGGCGCGGAGGGCGCGTCGCTGGGCTGGATTAACCACAGGCTTGTCGCCGACGAAAAGGCGGCGATTCAGTCCGACGAAGTTGGCGGCGAAGACTCTTTCGGAATCGGCCCCGAAGGCGGCGACTTCTCCGTATTCTTCCCCGCCGGCGCAACGTATTCGTCGGAAAATTGGCGCGCGCCCGAAAGCTTTTCCTCCGAACCGTGGAAGCTCACCGCGCGTTCGAAGACGCAGGCGCGTTTCGAAAAATTCGCCGATTTCGAAAACGCGAAAGGCAAGCGGTTCAAGGTAAAAGCCGAGCGCGAAATCACGGTGCTCAACCGCCCGCAGGTTTCCGAAATTCTCGGTATTGAAATTCCGGAAGCCGTAAAGCTTGTTGCGTTCCAGTCTTTCAACAAGCTAACAAACGCCGGCGACGCCGCGTGGACGCCCGAAAGCGGGCTGCTCAACATGAACGTGCAGTCGTGCTTCAACGCAAACAGGAAAGTGCGCGTGTTCATTCCGTACAGGGCGGGCGACGCCGCAAAACTCGGCGACATTGTGCGCGACAACTATTTCGAGGCGTCGTCGGGCGACGGCTCGCTGCTTGTCGACCCGTCGTATGTGGAATTCAAGGTGGACGGGCGCAACATGTCGGGAATCGGCATTTCGGGCAGGCGCAGCGAGGGCATCGCGGTTTCGTTCGACGCCTACAATAAAATTCTCACCGTCATTCTCTACATAAAGCCGTCGGGCAACTGCGCGTACCTCCAAAACGCGTGGCGCAGAAGCGGCGGCGACAGGTTCGACGGCGACGCAATTTCGGTCTACAACAACGGTCCGCTCGCCCGCACATCGGCGGCGGCGGACAGGTTCTACGAAATCACAACTTACTCTCCCGCGCTCGAATTGGCGGCAGGCAAAAGCCAGTTCCACCTGCAACGCACCTTCCACTTCGGAGGCTCTGAGTACGACTTGGGGCTGATTTCCTACAAGCTCACGGGCATCGCCATCGGGCAGTTGCGCGGCGAAAAACAGTAATCCAAACAGAATTTATTTCGATAATACCGACATGAACAACCATTTTGAAATGGACGAATTTCTTCTCGAACTGCTCCGTTCGCGCTCTCCTACGGGCGTCGAACGCGAGGCGGCGGACATCGTAGAAAAATACGTTTCGTCCTATGCGGACTCGGTGAGTCGCGACGTTCTCGGAAACAGAATCGCGACCCTCGGCGCGGGCGCAAAAACGCTTATGCTCGCAGGACACATGGACGAAATCGGATTCATCGTTTCGTACATAGACGAAAACGGCTTCGTATTTTTCGAAACGCTCGGCGGGCACGACAACGTAATGCTCCCAGGCAGGCGCGTTACAATCATGACCCGCAACGGCTACGTCTACGGCGTAACGGGCAAGCGGGCGGTACACCTCATGGACGCCAAGGAGCGCAAGGAAGTTCCCGAAATCTACGGCGTGTGGATTGACATCGGCGCGAAGTCCAAAAAGGAGGCGCAAAGCCTCGTCGAAATAGGGGATTCCGTCGTGTACGACACAATCGTCCACAAGCTCTCGCGCACGCGCTGCGCCGCGCGGGCGTTCGACGACAGGGCGGGCTGCTACTGCGCGTTCGAGGCTCTCCGCAGGCTCGCAAAGCTCGAAAAAAAGCCCGAATTCAAGGTTGTGAGCGTGGCGACCACTCAGGAGGAAATCGGCACGCGCGGCGCGTTGACCTCGGCGTACGCCGTCAAACCCGACGTCGCAATCGCAATCGACGTAGACCATGCGACCGACTTCCCCAGCTGCGACAAACGCCGTTTCGGGTATATCGAACTCGGCGCGGGCCCCGTAATTTCGCGCGGGCCGAACATCAACCCGAAAGTTTTTGAAAGGCTTGTCGAGTGCGCAAAACTCGCGGGCATTCCCTATCAGGTGAGCGCGGAAAGCAGACCAACGGGGACGGACGCGCGCGTTATCCAGATGACGCGCGGGGGCGTCGCCACGGGGCTTGTCGGCATACCGCTGCGCTACATGCACACGCCCGCGGAAGTCGCCGACCTCGACGACATCTCGAACTGCGTAAAGCTCTTGGAGGCATTCGCAATCTCGCTCAAAGAATCGGACGACTTCACTTTCTAAAATGGCGAAATCAAAAAAAGTTCTGCTCACCCGCGAGGACAATTCGGCGGTCGCCGAAATCCTGAAATCAAAGGGCGTGGGCGCAATAGAGCTTCCTCTCGTGAAAATCAACCTGCAAGCGGAGGAGGACGAACTGCGCGACGTCTTCGCCGAAATGGGACGCTACGACTGGCTGACGTTTTCTAGCGTCAACGGCGTGCGCGGCTTCTTCGGCGAGTTTTTGAAGTCGTTCGACGACATACGCGCGCTGGGAATCGCCCGCATCGCGTGCGTGGGCGAGGCCACCGCGCGGGAGCTTAAAAAATACTTTCTCCGCGCCGACGTCGTTCCCGAAATCTCCACCGCCGAAAACATGGCGCAGGCGATGGCGGACTACGAGACGCTCGAAAACCTGAAAATTCTCTGCATAATAGGCAACCTTGCCGGCAACGAGCTTTTCGACGCGCTCGAAAAAAACCGCGCCATCGTGGACGCTCTCGAAGTCTATAAAACCGAAATCGCGCGGGTCGAAAAGGACTGCGCGGCGGCGGCGGAATTCCGCAAAACGGGCGCGGACGCTGTCGTTTTCGCAAGCCCGTCGGCGGTGGAGGGCTTCGCTAAAAACGCCGAAAACCTCGCGCTGTCGGCAAAGGCGGTTCGCCCGAAAATCGTGGCGATTGGCGCGAAGACTGCGGCGGCGGTCGAAAAATTCGGCATGAAAGTCGCCGCGCAGGCTAAAAATCCATCTCCCGAAGCCGTCGCCGAGGCGGTTCTTTCGGCAGTCGGAATTTCCGAAAAATGACGCGCGTTTTTATCTCGGCAGTCTTGGCGTCGCTTGCGTGCATGCTCGCGGCGTCGTGCTCGAAAAGCGACGGGTCGGCGTTCCCGCCCGTTCCCGTCGTCGAAAAGGCGGACATCGACGGCCTGTGGCTCATGTACGACGGCGACGAGCCCGAAACCGTGGTCGCGGTCTATCCGCGCGGCGGCAAACGCTACGCGAAAATGGTCGCAATCTACCACGACTCCAAAATGGACGACACAATCGAAAAGCCGATTGAGCGCGCCAAGGGTCTCGACGGAAAGCCGCCGCTCTGCGGTCTCGATTTTGTGTGGGATTTGATTCCCTCGTCGGACGGAAAATTCGTCGGCAAGGTCGTGAATCCCGACGACGGCGGCGTCTACCGCTGCAAACTCTGGTTCGACGCCGACTCAAAAAAACTCGTCCTGCGCGGCGAGCTTTTTGTGTTCGGTGCGAACGAGTACCTCGTTCCGTTCGAGCAGTCGAAACTTCCGTTCAAACTCGACATCGCCAAGCTTTCGCCCAATCCGCCGTGCTTGTAGAAATGTTTGCGCTTTGTTCGGGTTTTGCCCGAATTTCGCAAGCGCAAAAAAAAGCTGGATTTTTCCCGAAATAAAGTCGATAATGCACGCATCAAAGGGGCTGTTGATTCATTCGCGGTTTCCGTTTGCGCGAACGCGGATTCGCTTTTGAGGCGTCCGCGGCGGCGGCGCGGACGGAACGGAATTTCAACCGCTCCACGGCGACCGCCCGCAAAACGGCGAACTCCGCAATTTATCAAAAATTGACACGACATGACAAAAAACGTAATCAGCATAATCATGGGCGGCGGGCGCGGCACGCGTTTGTATCCGCTTACGAAATACCGTTGCAAGCCCGCAGTTCCGCTCGCGGGCAAGTACAGGCTTGTGGACATTCCCATTAGCAACTGCATAAATTCGGGTTTCGACAGCATTTACCTGCTCTCCCAATTCAACACGGCGTCGCTGCACAAGCACATTCAGCAGACATACAAGTTCGACTCGTTCGGAAACGGCTTCGTCGATATTCTCGCGGCCGAGCAGACAGATTCAGGCGGAGACTGGTATCAGGGCACGGCGGACGCCGTCCGCAAAAACATGCACCACTTCGAACGCCACGGCGAAGTCTGCCACTACCTGATTCTATCGGGAGACCAGCTCTACCAGATGAATTTCAAGGAAATGCTCAACAGGCATATCGCAAACAATGCCGACATCACAATCGCCGCAAAGCCCATGCCAAAAAGCGAAGCGCCGAGCCTCGGCGTAATGCGCGTAAACGACAACCTCGAAATCGTCGAATTCGCCGAAAAGCCGAAAGACGAAAAAGTCATCAACTCCTTCCTCGTAGGCGACAACCTCAAACACAACCTCAAAGACCCAAATGCCGACTACTGCTTGGCGTCGATGGGCATTTACATCTTCTCGCAGCACGTCTTGGAAGAGGCGATGTCGGGCAGCGAAATGGACTTCGGCAAGGAAATTATCCCCGGACTGCTCGGCAAGAAAAAACTCTGCGCCTACATCTTCGACGGCTATTGGGAAGACATCGGCACGGTAGGCGCGTTCTTCGAGGCGAACCTCGCCCTCACCGAACCCAACCCCGAATTCGACTTCCACAAGCAGGACAAACCCATCTACACGCACTGCCGCTTCCTCCCCGGTGCGAAAATCTTCGGCACGAAAATCGACAGGGCGAACGTCGCGGACGGGTCGGTCATTCGCGCGGACTCGCTCGAACGTTGCGTAATCGGGATTCGCTCGATTATCGAGGGCGGAACGTCGCTCAAAAACGTGATAATGATGGGCGCGGACTACTACGAATCGCAGGAGGAGCGCGAGTACAACGTTTCGAGGGGCGTGCCGCCAATCGGAATAGGGCGGAACTGCAAAATCGAAAACGCGATTATCGACAAAAACGCGCGTATCGGCGACAACTGCGTGCTAAGCCCGAAAGGCAAGCCCGACAAATGGGAGGCGGAAGGCCTCTATGTAAGGGACGGCGTTCTGATTGTAACGAAGCAGGCTGTAATCAACTCTGGAACAATCGTAGACGGGGCGTGAAAGCACCGCCCTACGGCGTTTCTTGACGGGGCGTGAAAGCACCGTTGATGCGGCGTTTCGCGAGTGTCTCAGACTGCTCGCGTACGTCAGTACGCCACGCACCCTGAGCCACTCGCAAAGCCACCGCCTGAACGGCACTTTGACGCCCCTAAAAAGTGAGCGCACGGCGCACGAAGATTTTAGAATGCGCTGGGATAAAAGTTGGGTAGGGCGTTTCGTCAGCTACCGTAGCGTTGGGAAATCCGAGTACGTCCCTAAAATTACAGAAAGCCACCGCCTGAACGGCACTCTAACGCGCCTAAAATTACAGCGCACGGCGCGAAGATTTTAGAGTGCTTTGGGATAAAAGTATAGCATATTGCATAGCGGAGAATCCTTGTTTGCGGATTCCCGCTTTTTCTTTTTTATCCGCGCAAAGCGCGTCTATTTTTTACCTGTTTCTCTCTAATGTTCGGCAATTTTAATCCTAGTAATTGGCGAAGCCAATACGGACTGATACAGAAAAGGCGCGGTTATAGCTGCGCCGCATAACAATTAAAAGGAGCGAAGCTCCGAAGAAAGGCGCGGCTCGCGCTCGAAGCTCCGACGGCTGGCGCACCTTGCGTCCGCGGCTCGCGCCCGTGTAGGCTGTTAGTCTGCCCAGCGGGGGGACAGGCGGGAGTTTTCGTGGTAGCGAAAACCGCCTTTTGGGGGCGGCAAGCCCCCTCTGTTGACCGGCGCGGCTCGCGCCCAAAAAAGGGTTGCGTTTGGTTTTGGGGGGTGGATAATGGGGAGAAAATAATTGAACAGGTATGAATCAGATTGATATATTCGGGCAGAACGCCGAGGTTTTTATCGGCGCGGAGGATTTGAAGGAGAAGCTTGCGGCTGGCAAGCGGTTGCGCGTCAAGTTGGGGGTAGACCCGACGCGCCCCGACCTCACGTTCGGGCACATGGTCGTTTTCAACAAACTGCGCCAGTTTCAGGATTTGGGGCATCAGGCGGTTTTGATTATCGGCGACTACACCGCATGTATCGGAGATCCCAGCGGTAGGAGCGCATTGCGCCCCGTCTTGACGCGCGAAGAGGTCATGGAAAACGCAAAGACCTACCTTGCGCAGGCGTTCAAGATTCTGGACGAATCGCGCACGGAGGTGCACTATAACAGCGAGTGGTTCGGGGGAATGTCGTTCGGCGACCTGCTGAACCTCGCCCGCAAAATGACGGTCGCGAGAATGCTCGAACGCGACGACTTCGCAAAACGCTACGCGTCGAAGACGCCGATTTCGATAGTCGAATTTTTGTACCCGCTCGTGCAGGGCTACGACTCTGTTATGATAGAGTCCGACGTGGAGCTTGGCGGAACCGACCAGCTTTTCAACAACCTTGTCGGGCGCGACTTGCAGCGCGACGCAGGGCAGTCGGGGCAGGCGGTAATCACAATGCCGCTTCTCGTGGGCTTGGACGGCGAAAAGAAGATGTCGAAAAGCTACGGCAACTACATTGCGT
The Opitutia bacterium KCR 482 genome window above contains:
- the tyrS gene encoding tyrosine--tRNA ligase; amino-acid sequence: MNQIDIFGQNAEVFIGAEDLKEKLAAGKRLRVKLGVDPTRPDLTFGHMVVFNKLRQFQDLGHQAVLIIGDYTACIGDPSGRSALRPVLTREEVMENAKTYLAQAFKILDESRTEVHYNSEWFGGMSFGDLLNLARKMTVARMLERDDFAKRYASKTPISIVEFLYPLVQGYDSVMIESDVELGGTDQLFNNLVGRDLQRDAGQSGQAVITMPLLVGLDGEKKMSKSYGNYIAFNDSPRDMFGKIMSVGDDTMWKYYQYLLLETPEQIERMKSEHPMKCKKNLACLMVSRFFGADVGRAELENFEKVFSKNEIPDEMPEFAWDSVAQSDSAPIVNVMAETKLFPSKKEVRRLIEQGAVKLDSERVSDPFLALSRPVNPLVLQAGKRVFFRIIP
- a CDS encoding glucose-1-phosphate adenylyltransferase, with translation MTKNVISIIMGGGRGTRLYPLTKYRCKPAVPLAGKYRLVDIPISNCINSGFDSIYLLSQFNTASLHKHIQQTYKFDSFGNGFVDILAAEQTDSGGDWYQGTADAVRKNMHHFERHGEVCHYLILSGDQLYQMNFKEMLNRHIANNADITIAAKPMPKSEAPSLGVMRVNDNLEIVEFAEKPKDEKVINSFLVGDNLKHNLKDPNADYCLASMGIYIFSQHVLEEAMSGSEMDFGKEIIPGLLGKKKLCAYIFDGYWEDIGTVGAFFEANLALTEPNPEFDFHKQDKPIYTHCRFLPGAKIFGTKIDRANVADGSVIRADSLERCVIGIRSIIEGGTSLKNVIMMGADYYESQEEREYNVSRGVPPIGIGRNCKIENAIIDKNARIGDNCVLSPKGKPDKWEAEGLYVRDGVLIVTKQAVINSGTIVDGA